A single region of the Micropterus dolomieu isolate WLL.071019.BEF.003 ecotype Adirondacks linkage group LG02, ASM2129224v1, whole genome shotgun sequence genome encodes:
- the cd2bp2 gene encoding CD2 antigen cytoplasmic tail-binding protein 2 yields MSKRKVTFEDGTGELDLDDELPSKKTCEAVSGPGSRFKGKHSLDSDEEDEGDDTNNSKYDILANDDVEGQEGATIDCDEGVPITPFNLDEEMQEGHFDSEGNYFVKKEQQIRDNWLDNIDWVRIKEQPFKQKKKGLGAKRKRRVGDEDEAEDEKRREEQQADRENEEDEEEEEMEPAEDPLASYTQHQLTEAVVELLLPGETVATALRRLGGLGGRKKGKMREESEPTEEAKRDTEKLDRLTALADRLVGSGMFEIYQQTYEKLAYLMRSMSSKQPAVRQKHSDEEDDELDMFADTIDDKHGGGQKDKGEADDTRVNDEVLWEYKWDNEDNSEVYGPFTSQQMQDWVDEGYFSSGVYCRRKDQEGSQFYNSKRLDFELYT; encoded by the exons ATGTCGAAGAGGAAAGTAACATTTGAGGACGGGACCGGGGAGTTGGACTTGGATGACGAACTTCCAAGTAAAAAG ACTTGTGAGGCTGTGAGTGGGCCAGGCTCCAGATTTAAGGGCAAACATTCCCTCGACAGCGATGAAGAGGATGAAGGAGATGACACTAACAACAGCAAATATGATATTCTGGCCAATGATGACGTTGAGG GCCAAGAGGGAGCAACAATCGACTGTGATGAGGGAGTTCCGATTACACCTTTCAACCTGGATGAGGAGATGCAGGAAGGACATTTTGATTCAGAGGGAAACTATTTCGTCAAAAAGGAACAACAGATTAGAGACAACTGGCTTGACAACATTGACTGG GTGAGAATAAAAGAACAACCCttcaaacaaaagaagaaaggtCTTGGAGCCAAACGGAAGCGCAGAGTCGGAGATGAGGATGAGGCTGAGGATGAGAAACGGAGGGAAGagcagcaggcagacagagaaaatgaagaagacgaggaggaggaggagatggagccTGCAGAGGACCCGCTGGCATCCTACACACAGCATCAGCTCACCGAAGCTGTAGTCGAACTGTTGCTACCTGGGGAGACAGTTGCTACAGCGCTCCGTCGGCTAGGAGGCCTTGGAGGACGTAAGAAGGGGAAGATGAGAGAAGAGAGTGAACCCACAGAGGAGGCCAAAAGGGATACAGAAAAGCTCGACAGGCTCACAGCACTGGCTGACAGATTGGTTGGATCTGGGATGTTTGAGATCTATCAGCAAACTTATGAAAAACTGGCCTATTTGATGAGAAGCATGAGCAGCAAGCAACCAGCTGTGAGGCAGAAACACAGtgatgaagaagatgatgaaCTTGACATGTTCGCAGATACAATTGATGATAAGCATGGTGGCGGACAAAAGGATAAAGGGGAGGCAGACGACACAAGAG TGAATGACGAAGTGCTGTGGGAGTACAAATGGGACAACGAGGATAATTCAGAAGTTTACGGCCCTTTCACCAGTCAGCAGATGCAG GACTGGGTGGATGAAGGCTATTTCAGCAGTGGTGTTTACTGCAGGCGAAAGGACCAGGAGGGATCTCAGTTCTACAACTCCAAGAGACTTGACTTTGAGCTCTATACATGA